A window of the Clostridiales bacterium genome harbors these coding sequences:
- a CDS encoding transposase family protein: MDEFIKLLDANLEYVNHEIIDDTIYISVISNREEVQCPFCGHMSSQTHSTYERSFQDLPMQGKKVIINIKNREMFCNNPECDHTTFAERFTWLANKSKKPDALRMR, translated from the coding sequence ATGGATGAATTCATAAAATTATTAGATGCTAATTTAGAATATGTAAATCATGAAATTATAGATGATACAATTTATATAAGTGTAATTTCTAATCGTGAAGAGGTTCAATGCCCATTTTGCGGTCATATGTCATCTCAAACCCACAGTACCTATGAAAGAAGCTTTCAAGATTTGCCCATGCAGGGAAAGAAGGTAATAATAAATATTAAAAATCGAGAGATGTTTTGTAATAATCCTGAATGTGACCATACAACCTTCGCTGAAAGGTTTACCTGGTTAGCTAATAAATCTAAAAAACCAGACGCCTTGAGGATGAGATAG